The DNA segment AGAATGTAAAAATGCCTCGTCGAGAGTTCCTCTGGATGCACCAGTCGTTGGGTGTACTCTCATTAAAAGAAAGTTCGTTGTTCATTAAAACGTCGAGTGACAAAGACGCATGGGAAAGAGGTAAATGAGGTAAAGGCCGTCAACCTTGATCGGTGCCCTTTAAGATGAATATTCATACGTTGTATCGCAGCATGCGCCACGAAGAAACCAAAATTCTTATACAGGGTTTAGGTATCATGGTATGATTTATGAAAGTTATCATGGATTTTTTTATGTTGTTATTCATAGGCCGATCAATAGGTATATAAGTTTCCACCGGTCAAAGAAGACTAAAAGAAGATTTGAAATTGTTCGATAGATACTCAACAAGACTAACTCGATTTTCGGCAAGGTTTATGCTTTTTTTCCTACATCAAAGCCTTGAACATTCGTAAATTCCTCATTCCGTTTGCTTAATCCCAAATAGCAGATCGCTATTCAAGCTGGCGAAGAGTATTATACCGGGTGATTATCGCAAACGTCATATGCATCATGCATCTCCAAACTTGCCCACAACTTGCATCGGTACTCATTGTCATGCAGCGACACATGCTCTGGGGTGGCGAATAAACAGCTGTACCATTATCGGCGGCAGTTGCACCCCCTCGTGCACTTATACTGCCCTTGTCGGACCAAAAGCATCCCCTCGATACGGTGAAtgaagttgaattttagttACAATCGAATCATGGCATGGCGCCCTCGTATAATTCGCACAGGGGAGGTTGGGTGGACGCTGGGCTACTTGATACTCCTCTAAATCTGTACCGAATTTCAACGGGTATGCAAGGAGACTCGGAAAGTTTGGGTAATATTTCACAATGAAGGACGACATTTGTGAAAAAGCAATAGCGACAGTTGCTGCAAAGTTTGCATTTCTCTTTTTCGTGATAAAAACGATTAATTGAAATAAAGAAatgataaaacaattttttcgaacaTATTCAAAATTACCTAAGTAAAGAattgaaacataaaaaaattttgagcaTACAAACAACTGTAAGATGTCGTTTTTCCAAGTACGACTGTACCAAATTTGAATATgtaattatttcgaaaattgtaggagataaatgaaaaaaaggtaaatcattcataaaaataagaaaaaaatatcggTAGGGCTGTTTTCGTATACATacaatatttatatattattatttgaaattccGGACCGAGTTTCGGACAAATGTAGTTCATTCAGGTGATAATGGATTACTCATATTAGCATTCAACAATCCATATCTCATTATTACCTAATATGAACACTAATGAACATATAAGTAAgttgataaaatgaaaattcgTCGAATAAAACACGAACTATGAGAAAAATGGGAAGGAATTATGCTGGACAACAACCTTactatgaaaaatattaattcgataATTTTTGGGCCAAGAATACACGAAATTTGGCAGTAATACCTAATTTGCCTTGAGTATTACCTATAAATTTATATACTGGTCATCACAGATGAAACAATCCAAAATTGTCAACAAACCAAAATGATACAATATTAAATTGATTTTGGCAGAATGCAAACGttgaaattcaaataatttttgaaatattcgaatAATTTATTGAGCTGCATGCAATATTCATCAATAAAGACAAAATTGCTTCAGTAGGAAGCTAATTCAACCAAGAATTACACAGAATCACAAGAATACAAGAGAATTTGGGAACAATTAAAGTAAACATCCATTGTATCAGAACTAGCTTACAGTTGAATCAGCTCACCTATCATTTAAACCGAATGGGAGTTAATTTTTCATGACTCATAACAAATTAGTGAAGCAGCAATGTTGTTTTTTCGTAATTCTTCAAATCAACGAGAACTCCAATGAGAACTTCAAATCATATTCATGTTTCTCATCAGTTTAGCGTATTTtcaagaaataaaatcatttttaatGGACAAACGACTTGTTTGATGTTTGGAATAACCTAGGTTACTGACAGGTGGATGAAAACATCTAGAGGAATTTTGAGAAATTGTTGGCCAATTCGtattattaaaatttaataatattatcATTCACGCATCATAACGACTATAACAATATTCTTTTGAAGCATATCGTGAAAACGCTCGAAACTTTTAAATTGGTAACCGCCCAAGAGAGAAGGCAGACAACTTACCTGTTAATTTATTGTAGGTGATATTGGTGGCAGCCCGCTAAAACAGAGCCGTGCCTTTTATTACAGCCAATTTTCAAATTCTCATAGAATACGCACTACACTCATCTAAAAAATATTGCTACAGTCCAGCGcacttcaaaatagtcatttcattaaaaattgTTCGTGGTGACACGAACTCGAAGAAGTAAATAAAGCTGCGACACACCTCGACTAACAGAATTCTACCTCTTCACGTAACTCAGCGTTCCCGAGTTGACCGCGGATCCACGAGTGTAAGCACGACCGGTGAGGTGACCTAACGAACATAGAATTAATTCATTCACAGAATTTCCTCGCTCATCGCGCCTTTACACTACTGCGACGTTGTCAATAATACAGAATTCTCCTAGATTCGCGAGAGTATTTCCTTCTggcgttgattgaagtattgtGATTTGTCTCGGATaagtaaaaaacattttttattgatctgagtgTTTTGTACTGTTTCTAGATCCTTGTAATCAGAGAGGTTGTCTCTGCTTGAAATGCATCAAACCAAAAATTggcttttattttccattcggaCTAATCATCATTATTTTACCAAGTGGAAGTCTACTTCCATAGTATCCCGAAATTAACGcaacaaagtgtttttttataGGATTTTTGAAGTATTCAGTTCAAAGGAGCCTTTCGCTTAGTCGAAGTGAAATTCACTCAGTGAATGAGCTTATCAGACATACTAGACCTAGATCAGCTAGGTTTCAGCAATCATTTACTTTCTTTTactatttattataattttttcatattatccAGTTATTCTACGCAAAATTTAAGGAAGGAGCTCGAAAAGCACTTTCAACACAATCATGTTGTTCATTCAATTATAACTCCATCCAAAAAATTCACTCTAGGACCGTTTAAGTATatacatttatatatatatacatattttttttgttaggtagaATTCATTTTAGAGGTATGTGGAGCAACATATTCTTAAGTTCGCATTGTCATTTTATTGTTAATAGCAGGACAATCAGTATTATACTGCATTCTTTCCTTTGAAGTTTTTCTTACTAAAACAATACACACCCAAAGTGTTGAATAAAACAGCAATTTATAAACAACttatattttacaaaaaatttGATTCTGTAATGATTCAACACATTTTAATCACACTTTAAATAAAGGACATATTTCCTGATTAACTCCGCTCACTTGTAACCACCCAACCTTTCTGTGTCCGCAAATTTGGTATTCTTTTATCCTACCAATTTGATGAACAAATAAGTCAAAACATGTCCATGTTCGAACCCTGAATATCCAGAATATCATCATTATACACAACTGGAGAGTCTCTTTCCCCTAAAGTTTGATTGTCCAGTTTAGAATGTTCGGCTGAGGCGGTGCATTCAATATCATCGCAGCTATTTTCATGACCATCGGTTTCAGGGGTTGGCGGAGGATTTTTGAATACTGCTTCAGAAACTTCTTTCAAATGTCTGTTCTCAATGAGTGATTCCGCCTTGGAGAGTAATTCGGGTAAAATTTTTGCCCTTTCTTTATCTGTAATACAACCAATAAAATATTAGGTAATTAATATTTTATCAAAGAAATAATCAGAATTAAAATCAGTTCATTATATGCGAAGAAGGTCACCTTTTTGCTGTTTCCATTTGAGAGcctgttttttctttttctccTTGGAATCACGTCTTCGTTCTTCAataaatatttctgtttttaccTTTTGTTCAATACTATCATCCATTTTCATTAAATAAAAGAAAACACCTCCTGGGGTTCTGCGCCTAGTGAAATTCTGAAAGGCATAATAGATTATAGAAAAAAGGATAATCAAACTAAAAAATATTAACTACCATTACGGACATGCCTCCATCTGCTTCGATTTCCTGTGTTTTCTTAAAGATCTCAATGCATTTTTCCTTTCCAATTAACTTCAGAGATCTCACTAAAAATTTATAAAGTTCATGAATTTATTTCTTCACAGGCTGTCCCACTGGGAATGTGTATTTGAAATTCTATACAAAGACATTGGgcctttttgaaatatttacaaaGATGAATGACTTTGGGATATATGTAGTTGAAATGGATTAATTCCCTCATTTTGAATGAACAATAATAGCAAGTATTTTAAAAAGGATTCGATATGTATTTCTTTGTAAACTTCTAATAGGAATTCCCAGTGGGGCACCCcataaattataaaaatatatatttattagtTCAAGTGGAACtttaattgagaaaaaaaatatatcattaaTGAAGAATACAGAATCACACTTTTTTCAGTTACTAATATTACTGTCCTGGTTAGTAAGCTGAAAAAGTGAGACAAATCCAACTCAAGAAATTCAAGAATTGTACTCACCCATCAAGTCTTCTTTCAGCTCACATAATTTATTGGCCATATCCTTAGCTATTTCTTCAtcagtattttcattattgGTATCCAGATCTAATATTTTTCGACTAGCACctgaaattattgaaaacattcaaaatttctTGCATTCCTGTTCTGATCAACATTCTTTTgcatttataataaaaaaatataattattcaagGTCCACTAAAATATCCCCTTTGGAATATTATACCTCTGAATTCCATCTAAGTTGATTGAGTATGAATTAGAAGATTAATGTAATTTCAAACACAAATTATTATTGGATGCTTGGTTAACTaccaattaaatttcaatatattataaTCACAACTTTTGCACATGTTTGAACAACAATACCGTCATTTTGTAAAATAGATAGACATCTACCGAAAAACTTATGTATAACAGGtggagttaatttttttaatatcacaTGGTACTGACTCATTGAAGTAAATGTAGGAACTTTCAATAAAAACAAGCCTTCAGATCGAAAATAAATTGGATCTAGACGAGATACAAATGCATCTtaccttttttttctttgactTTATCATCTCTTTTCCCCAGTCTACGGTGTATATTTGATCTGTCTTCCCTAGTCCTTTTATTACTACTTCCATTTCTTGTGAAGTCTTCATATCTGTGAGATATTGTATAGTCATAACTTTCTACATCACGAGATCTATCTTTCTGAGTCACATCACAActattcagtgtttcagataaAACATCTTCCTGCACTTTAGTGGTCcatatatcaaattttttttttttattagaagTATTAGCGGCCCTCGGTTTCAGTTTTATTTTCGGCCTTTTAGATTTATTACGCTGATCACTTGTAGAGTCATCACTATCTGCATCACTAGAATGATCTTGCTCTTCACTCTCCGAGTCGTCAATAACGGGCGGAGGAACTTTACTATAATTTAGGGGTCTTTCTAGGGGGGTATAATTGTCACAAGAATCGGAGGAAAGCTAGAAGTTTCGagtaaaaaatcataatttttagAAGGCTCATTCAATACACTGGTTACTTACCTCTCCTTCCTCCATGATAACCTCCTCCTGATTGTCCATGTCCATTTGGATcaataataatcaaataatGATTGCAAATTGCAATACAAGTTTTTGCAAATACGAAAAAAACATCCGTTGAGAAAACGCAAAAGATATTGCCTCTTGCCACAGAATATGAAAACACAAGTCATAGAGCAATGACTAGAGTCTGTCAGAGACAAACTATGACATATGACACCTTAAACCACAGAAACAGAAATTTTAGTTTTCCCGCCAGGAATCAATTTGTTTTGTTGGTGCAAAGTGCAAAATGAGGTTTCTCAACCTGTTGGGGTTTCACAAACAGTTCACGCCTATAGTCGTTTGAAATCCGTCAAAAAAGCTTTGTTTGTTGTGGTCAGTGTTGAGAATAATTTTAGGTAATTATTAATAAGTTCTGAATACCAAGAAATTCCTTTCGTACCGCATTTACGGTAAGAATTGAATTTTTAAAGTTGATGCCGCTGCACTCGACTAGAAATGAGAGATGAAGTTTTTTCTGGAAATCTATAATTATTCTGGATATTAATAAAATGAATGGAAAAACTAATGAATTAGGGACTGGATGAGCGATTCAATTTTTTGGTGACTGATCAGATTCATCTTACTTTTTAAGATCTAGAGCTcatcaaaatatgaaaaattagagCCGTTTTCCCGCACAAAGcctaactgaaaattatttagTTATTATCAAGATGCCGAAATTCAATGATTGCTAAAATCGGATAGTCGTCATTATTGGGAATGATTAATTGCATCAAATTGCTTCTCTGCTTCTTAATAAGTAGTAAGCAGAAATCCCGCTAATAGATTATTTTACGTCTTTTTCTATCGGAACATCGCTCATCAAACCGGTTGTTCATATCCGAAGCTTTTTATCTGAGTTCTTATCATATCAGAGACAACGCTGATCATATTATGTAATGTTATTCTCAGGATTGTATGATCGGTCAAATAAA comes from the Coccinella septempunctata chromosome 2, icCocSept1.1, whole genome shotgun sequence genome and includes:
- the LOC123307325 gene encoding uncharacterized protein LOC123307325 — protein: MDMDNQEEVIMEEGELSSDSCDNYTPLERPLNYSKVPPPVIDDSESEEQDHSSDADSDDSTSDQRNKSKRPKIKLKPRAANTSNKKKKFDIWTTKVQEDVLSETLNSCDVTQKDRSRDVESYDYTISHRYEDFTRNGSSNKRTREDRSNIHRRLGKRDDKVKEKKGASRKILDLDTNNENTDEEIAKDMANKLCELKEDLMVRSLKLIGKEKCIEIFKKTQEIEADGGMSVMNFTRRRTPGGVFFYLMKMDDSIEQKVKTEIFIEERRRDSKEKKKKQALKWKQQKDKERAKILPELLSKAESLIENRHLKEVSEAVFKNPPPTPETDGHENSCDDIECTASAEHSKLDNQTLGERDSPVVYNDDILDIQGSNMDMF